Genomic DNA from Leptotrichia sp. oral taxon 215 str. W9775:
CATTATGAAATAAGATATAATGGTACGCCGATAGATCCAAAAAATTTTATTGACTGGAATGAGAAACAATTTAATATATTATTTGAAAAAGAAAGGAGTGTTCAATGGGAATATTTTCTAACAGTAATGGGAAAGAATTAAAAACTGTATCATCAGCAGACAGTGTAAATGTAATTGCTCCTGAAACATACATAAAAGGAATTATTGAAGCTGCCTATATGATCCAGATTGAAGGAGTGCTGGAAGGCGACATAAAGGCACAGGATTTGGTTCATATTACTGAAACTGGAAAAATTTCTGGAAATATTGAAGCTAAAACAGTTTTTATTGATGGAGAGGTATCCGGAGAAATAGTGGCTGATAAAGTTGAAATTGGAGAAAAAGGTAAAGTTTTTGCAA
This window encodes:
- a CDS encoding polymer-forming cytoskeletal protein, with product MGIFSNSNGKELKTVSSADSVNVIAPETYIKGIIEAAYMIQIEGVLEGDIKAQDLVHITETGKISGNIEAKTVFIDGEVSGEIVADKVEIGEKGKVFANIFSTVFVIQEGGIFEGNKKLKKETMEISYNDNSEE